One Aspergillus oryzae RIB40 DNA, chromosome 2 genomic window carries:
- a CDS encoding putative hexokinase Kxk (hexokinase) codes for MVGIGPKRPPSRKGSMHELPQNLLEQIKQFEDIFTVDGAKLKQIADHFVKELEKGLSVEGGNIPMNVTWVMGFPDGDEQGTFLALDMGGTNLRVCEITLTEEKGAFDITQSKYRMPEELKTGTAEELWEYIADCLQQFIESHHENEKLSKLPLGFTFSYPATQEYIDHGVLQRWTKGFDIDGVEGQDVVPPLEAILKKRGLPIKVAALINDTTGTLIASSYTDSDMKIGCIFGTGVNAAYMEHCGSVPKLAHKNLPPDMPVAINCEYGAFDNEHVVLPLTKYDIIIDRDSPRPGQQAFEKMTAGLYLGEIFRLALLDLLETRPGLIFQGQDTSQLRKPYLLDASFLAAIEDDPYENLQETQELMERKLNIKATQQELEMIRRLAELIGTRAARLSACGVAAICKKKNIESCHVGADGSVFTKYPHFKARGAQALREILDWAPNEKDKVVIMAAEDGSGVGAALIAALTLKRVKAGISCGIRDMADMQSLI; via the exons ATGGTTGGAATTGGCCCCAAACGTCCCCCATCCCGCAAGG GATCGATGCATGAGCTGCCCCAGAACCTGTTGGAGCAGATCAAGCAATTCGAGGACATCTTTACCGTGGACGGCGCCAAACTCAAGCAGATTGCGGACCATTTCGTGAAGGAGCTCGAAAAGG GTCTAAGCGTCGAGGGGGGTAACATT CCCATGAATGTGACCTGGGTCATGGGATTCCCCGATGGCGACGAGCAGGGAACCTTCCTCGCTTTGGACATGGGCGGTACTAATCTGCGTGTCTGTGAGATCACTTTGACGGAAGAGAAGGGCGCTTTCGACATCACCCAGTCCAAGTATCGTATgccggaggagttgaagacgGGTACAGCGGAGGAGCTTTGGGAATACATCGCCGACTGTTTGCAGCAGTTTATTGAATCCCACCACGAGAATGAGAAACTGTCTAAACTGCCATTGGGCTTTACCTTCTCCTATCCTGCTACACAGGAATACATTGATCATGGTGTTCTCCAGCGTTGGACAAAGGGTTTCGACATTGACGGAGTAGAGGGCCAGGATGTTGTGCCCCCATTGGAGGCAATCCTCAAGAAAAGA GGCCTTCCTATCAAAGTTGCTGCGTTGATCAACGACACTACGGGCACCCTGATCGCCTCTTCTTACACCGACTCAGATATGAAAATTGGCTGCATTTTCGGCACTGGTGTCAACGCCGCCTACATGGAACATTGTGGCTCGGTTCCCAAGCTTGCACACAAGAATCTACCCCCAGACATGCCCGTGGCCATCAACTGCGAGTACGGTGCCTTTGACAATGAGCACGTTGTTCTGCCCCTCACGAAgtatgatatcatcatcgaccGCGACTCCCCTCGCCCAGGACAACAAGCTTTCGAGAAGATGACTGCAGGTCTTTACTTGGGAGAAATATTCCGTCTAGCCCTCTTGGATCTGTTGGAGACGAGGCCTGGTCTGATTTTCCAGGGCCAAGACACATCCCAGCTCCGGAAACCTTACTTGCTGGACGCGTCCTTCCTCGCAGCTATTGAGGATGATCCGTACGAGAACTTGCAGGAAACTCAGGAGCTCATGGAGCGCAAGCTGAACATCAAGGCCACCCAGCAGGAGCTGGAAATGATCCGTCGCTTGGCGGAGTTGATCGGCACTCGTGCAGCTCGTCTGTCGGCGTGTGGTGTGGCtgccatctgcaagaagaagaacattgaGTCTTGCCATGTGGGCGCCGACGGCTCTGTCTTTACGAAATATCCCCACTTCAAGGCCCGTGGAGCACAGGCTCTGCGCGAGATCTTGGACTGGGCACCTAACGAGAAGGACAAGGtggtcatcatggctgcTGAAGACGGTTCTGGTGTTGGAGCGGCTCTTATTGCTGCATTGACATTGAAGCGGGTCAAGGCAGGCATCAGCTGCGGTATCCGAGATATGGCCGATATGCAGAGTCTCATTTAA
- a CDS encoding small nucleolar ribonucleoprotein SNU13 (60S ribosomal protein 15.5kD/SNU13, NHP2/L7A family (includes ribonuclease P subunit p38), involved in splicing): MSGEPNAAWPLADESLTQNLLDLVQQASHYRQLKKGANEATKTLNRGTSEIVILAADTNPLAILLHIPLLCEDKNTPYVFVPSKLALGRATGVSRPVIAASITTNEASDLMGQIRTIKDKVERLMI; encoded by the exons ATGTCTGGAGAACCTAATGCCG CTTGGCCTCTGGCCGACGAGAGCCTCACCCAGAACCTCCTGGACCTTGTGCAGCAGGCTTCTCACTACCgtcagctgaagaagggagCAAACGAAGCGACCAAGACACTCAATCGTGGTACCTCTGAAATCGTCATCCTCGCTGCGGACACCAATCCTCTCGCTATCCTTTTGCACATCCCCCTTCTTTgtgaagacaagaatactccgtatgtcTTCGTGCCCAGCAAGCTTGCTCTGGGCCGGGCGACCGGTGTCTCTCGTCCGGTGATCGCTGCtagcatcaccaccaacgaGGCTAGCGACCTCATGGGACAGATCCGGACCatcaaggacaaggttgaGAGGCTCATGATCTAA
- a CDS encoding WD40 repeat domain-containing protein (WD40 repeat protein) codes for MDDRHDHHHALLAGLDEEVASESEDDSVGKGTRKVLEDSDMETNSNLSDGTDGIPEKDEAEKKLERLLFGDDEGFQGALKSQKERSLIALSKESDDEGSDAGHREDGTEDQELDGIADADLFFLDSGAGPVSTDLAESPETSSEPDEEDLEETPVVWHDSDDELLAVSLASQQRLRKLRVAESEDVISGNEYIRRLRRHYQQLHPTPEWAIPGQQKSPGDSDSEHADIMDTDDEEQTSAQPLAKLLQGAADLTKLDDARPGGKRKLRQEVIDIQRLKDVGGDQPSSVDSLSFHPHYPLLLSSGPAATLFLHHIAPSAAAPNPILTSFHIRRTPIHTSAFAPPTGNKIFASGRRRYFHIWDLDTGKVDKVNGSADRKEEQKSMERFKLSPCGRYVGLVGTSRKGGGLINVLDSGTAQWIAQVRVDGQGGVADFSWWGDGEGMTVVSKNGEVSEWDGSLNQVVARWMDAGAVGTTVLALGGRSGRTQLGGDRWVAIGSSSGVVNVYDRREWAAAYAAQSSSADINTPAIPRNPEPVRALDQLTTPISHLVFAPDGQFLVMASRWKRDALRIVHLPSCTVYRNWPTSNTPLGRISSVAVSPNSEQLAVGNEQGRVRLWEIRG; via the exons ATGGACGACAGGCATGATCACCATCATGCCTTGTTGGCCGggctggatgaggaggtcgCGTCAGAATCAGAAGATGACTCTGTTGGGAAGGGCACTAGGAAAGTACTC GAAGACAGCGACATGGAAACGAACAGCAACTTGAGCGACGGCACTGATGGTATTCCTGAAAAGGACGAGGCGGAGAAAAAATTGGAAAGGCTACTATttggtgacgatgaaggTTTCCAAGGCGCATTAAAGAGCCAAAAGGAGCGCAGCCTCATAGCTCTATCAAAAGAAAGCGACGATGAGGGCTCTGACGCAGGGCATAGGGAGGATGGAACCGAAGATCAAGAACTCGATGGCATTGCTGACgctgat ctttttttccttgattctGGAGCTGGACCTGTTTCCACTGACCTCGCCGAATCCCCTGAGACGTCTTCTGAACctgacgaagaagatctggagGAAACTCCGGTTGTGTGGCATGATAGCGACGACGAGCTCCTGGCCGTCTCCCTAGCTAGCCAGCAGAGGTTGAGAAAATTGCGTGTCGCCGAATCTGAGGACGTGATTAGTGGCAATGAGTATATTCGACGACTTCGCCGTCATTATCAGCAGCTGCATCCGACCCCGGAATGGGCGATTCCGGGGCAACAAAAGAGCCCTGGCGATTCCGACTCTGAGCACGCGGACATCATGGatacagatgatgaagagcagACTTCTGCACAGCCTTTGGCCAAGCTACTTCAAGGTGCCGCTGATCTTACCAAGCTCGATGATGCACGCCCtggtgggaaaagaaagctaCGACAGGAAGTCATTGACATTCAAAGACTGAAGGACGTCGGCGGTGATCAGCCA TCCTCGGTCGAttcgctttctttccaccCCCATTATCCATTGCTATTGTCCTCGGGGCCTGCGGCCACTCTCTTCTTACATCATATCGCACCCTCTGCGGCCGCTCCTAACCCTATTCTCACGTCATTTCATATTCGCCGTACGCCTATTCACACATCTGCTTTCGCTCCCCCAACCGGTAACAAGATATTCGCTTCCGGTCGTCGGCGATACTTCCATATATGGGACCTTGACACGGGAAAGGTTGACAAGGTCAATGGCTCCGCCGacagaaaagaggaacaaaAATCCATGGAAAGATTCAAGCTCTCCCCTTGCGGACGGTATGTGGGGCTTGTTGGCACGTCGCGCAAGGGCGGTGGTCTCATCAACGTTTTGGATTCGGGTACAGCTCAATGGATTGCACAAGTTCGCGTAGATGGTCAAGGAGGCGTTGCGGACTTTTCCTGGTggggtgatggtgaaggcaTGACAGTCGTCAGTAAGAACGGTGAGGTATCCGAATGGGATGGAAGCCTGAATCAAGTAGTGGCCCGCTGGATGGATGCTGGTGCGGTAGGCACGACAGTCCTTGCTCTTGGAGGACGTTCCGGACGGACACAGTTGGGAGGCGACCGTTGGGTTGCAATTGGCAGTTCTAGTGGAGTGGTCAACGTGTATGACCGTCGTGAATGGGCTGCAGCATACGCAGCAcaatcttcttcggcagaTATTAACACTCCAGCCATTCCACGCAACCCTGAACCCGTACGTGCGCTTGACCAGCTGACGACGCCAATCAGCCACCTGGTGTTTGCGCCGGATGGTCAGTTCTTGGTAATGGCTAGTCGCTGGAAGCGCGATGCCTTGAGAATAG TTCACCTTCCATCCTGCACTGTATACCGTAACTGGCCCACGTCTAACACACCTCTTGGACGTATCTCGTCGGTCGCCGTCTCGCCTAATTCAGAGCAGTTGGCTGTCGGCAACGAGCAGGGGCGTGTTAGGCTTTGGGAAATTCGGGGATAA
- a CDS encoding Golgi transport complex subunit COG4 (golgi transport complex COD1 protein): MPETNVGEVNGHAVAPSPSLDSSKPLPSSSSDIFNASSLAEIKATLSHLHEQETSVTARLDALVASQKDFSRELGRLDLLRAHLGSQTTTTRSISHGMLSEAAATAERISSAVRRLDLEQSRVKSTLDVVEQVSELKACVLGVAGSMGAPQDWETAASYLNRASKVPPEVVHGAFAAEMVPTAEVPDPPNVTLDNAAESLCGLFLREFDKAVKENNGAKITRFFKLFPLIGRSEVGLDVYGRYVCQGVASRARSNLNAGAGTQSKDGFFYANVLTKLFEHIAQIVDGHGGLVERHYGPRKMNRVIERLQLEADVQGGIILDTWGDERHVDRKLTDIKSYAFTFLVQSFLPPQRSATPRSNSPATRDGASTAEDEGVDMKEVDGLLNEMAVMLGRWSLYCRFLAETCNAPGEDDNLFTPPQFLKESTLSKKINDRLISPFNTMTTFFFRRTVEKAFQLDEQPTGLTLNPQRPLKADPPYITSAVDDIMYIVNKVLQQSLATSQITVVTNVVPTLSRVLGSDFIGMTQRKMRDECYPRASVQGAQPPEHLIVSFLVLVNNLDVAVDYIRRIVQTHTETRKTTTGPDGQTEETDQLHSLFPNNADAKLAAQTLQALSSSFESKVNDLLSDGIQVVFNNVIKHRLRPILADAFRDIDYQPGDDNDPTSTSYHEYDRDEDADDNASRAELVRPRFAASWTELLLPISRILTTSAFDRLLSITVAYLSRLLEKRLWSYQGRVNALGATRLERDVSGIASAAVDVGGTHGAPGRYRHRESFARCMQMTLIMGMDDDEWEDVIRGGETAEVVEKLNREERTRIRGMVRRQGTQY; encoded by the exons ATGCCTGAAACTAATGTCGGCGAGGTCAATGGACATGCGGTGGCCCCATCGCCTTCACTAGACTCTAGCAAACCTCTTCCGAGCTCCTCGTCCGATATCTTCAATGCCAGCTCTCTCGCGGAAATCAAGGCTACTTTATCGCACCTTCACGAACAGGAGACGTCGGTGACAGCCCGATTAGATGCCCTTGTCGCCTCTCAGAAGGATTTTTCACGTGAATTGGGTCGATTGGATTTGCTCCGTGCGCATCTCGGCTcccaaaccaccaccacccggTCcatcagccatggcatgCTCTCAGAGGCCGCGGCCACCGCAGAGAGAATATCGAGCGCAGTCCGCCGCCTGGATCTGGAACAATCTAGGGTAAAATCTACTTTGGATGTAGTGGAACAGGTTTCTGAACTTAAGGCCTGTGTACTGGGAGTCGCGGGCTCCATGGGTGCCCCGCAGGATTGGGAAACAGCAGCCAGTTATCTGAACCGGGCATCCAAAGTCCCACCAGAAGTTGTTCATGGAGCTTTCGCGGCTGAGATGGTACCCACGGCGGAAGTTCCGGACCCGCCAAATGTAACCTTGGATAATGCGGCTGAATCCCTCTGTGGCTTGTTCTTGCGCGAATTCGATAAGGCCGTCAAGGAGAATAACGGCGCCAAGATCACACGGTTTTTCAAGCTGTTTCCTCTTATCGGCCGCTCGGAGGTTGGCCTTGACGTCTACGGGCGTTACGTATGCCAGGGCGTGGCGTCACGAGCGCGGTCCAACCTCAACGCTGGGGCAGGAActcaaagcaaagatggcTTCTTCTACGCCAATGTTCTGACCAAATTATTTGAACATATCGCTCAGATTGTCGATGGCCACGGGGGACTAGTAGAGCGACATTACGGTCCGAGAAAGATGAACCGAGTTATTGAGCGACTACAACTTGAGGCAGATGTCCAAGGCGGTATCATTCTCGACACCTGGGGTGATGAGAGACATGTAGATCGCAAGCTGACTGACATCAAATCATATGCGTTTACTTTCCTAGTACAAAGCTTTCTCCCCCCTCAGCGCAGCGCCACACCACGGTCGAACTCCCCTGCAACTCGGGACGGGGCTTCAACAgctgaggatgagggtgtTGACATGAAAGAGGTCGACGGATTACTGAATGAAATGGCGGTTATGCTAGGTCGTTGGTCACTATATTGCCGATTCTTGGCAGAAACATGCAAT GCTCCTGGTGAAGACGATAATCTGTTTACACCGCCTCAATTCTTGAAGGAATCCACTTTATCGAAAAAGATCAATGACCGACTTATATCTCCATTCAATACCATgaccaccttcttcttccgtcgGACAGTGGAGAAGGCATTCCAGCTAGATGAACAGCCCACTGGCCTGACATTAAACCCGCAGAGGCCGCTGAAGGCTGACCCGCCATATATCACCTCGGCCGTCGATGACATCATGTATATAGTCAACAAGGTCCTACAGCAATCACTTGCAACGTCGCAGATCACAGTGGTTACCAATGTAGTGCCGACTCTGTCTCGGGTGCTAGGCTCAGATTTCATTGGGATGACACAACGGAAAATGCGGGACGAATGCTATCCGAGAGCATCGGTACAAGGAGCTCAACCCCCAGAGCATCTGATAGTCTCTTTTCTAGTCTTGGTCAACAATCTGGATGTAGCCGTTGATTACATTCGACGCATCGTGCAAACTCATACCGAAACCAGGAAGACCACAACTGGTCCCGACGGGCAGACTGAAGAGACGGACCAATTGCATTCCCTCTTTCCTAACAATGCAGATGCTAAGCTCGCAGCGCAGACGCTGCAAGCCCTATCATCATCTTTTGAGTCTAAGGTCAACGACCTTCTGTCCGATGGCATCCAAGTAGTGTTCAACAACGTCATCAAGCATCGTCTGCGACCCATTTTAGCAGACGCGTTCCGAGATATCGATTATCAACCCGGAGATGACAATGACCCCACCAGCACTTCGTACCATGAGTACGACCGCGACGAGGATGCGGATGACAATGCCAGCCGTGCGGAACTTGTCCGACCGCGTTTTGCAGCCAGTTGGActgaacttcttctcccaatATCCCGTATACTTACCACGTCTGCCTTTGACCGCCTCTTAAGTATCACGGTAGCTTATCTTTCCCGACTCTTGGAAAAGCGACTCTGGTCGTATCAAGGTCGTGTCAACGCACTGGGCGCCACACGACTTGAGCGAGACGTTTCGGGAATTGCTAGCGCAGCAGTGGATGTCGGTGGCACACACGGGGCACCGGGAAGATACCGCCACCGGGAGTCATTTGCTCGTTGCATGCAAATGACGTTGATTATGGGCATGGATGACGACGAATGGGAGGATGTTATACGTGGAGGCGAGACGGCCGAAGTAGTCGAGAAACTGAACCGAGAAGAACGGACAAGGATTCGAGGAATGGTGAGACGACAGGGCACTCAATACTAG
- a CDS encoding SIR2 family NAD-dependent protein deacylase (NAD-dependent histone deacetylases and class I sirtuins (SIR2 family)), with amino-acid sequence MGNEPSTLVDEDTPPSALEARTLEAVAKYIKAKDDCQIVVMVGAGISTSAGIPDFRSPETGIYANLAHLDLTDPEDVFDIGFFRENPRPFYALARELAPGRYRPTIAHSFVKLLYDKGLLMKHFTQNIDCLERLAGVPGDMIVEAHGSFANQHCIDCKAEYPEQLMKQSINEGEVPRCSQCNGLVKPDIVFFGEALPEEFFLNRTLPEQADLCIVMGTSLSVQPFASLPAFCRDGAPRVLINMERVGGLGSRPDDVLLLGDCDAGVRRFARALGWEQELESLWESTNPDKEGRDAEETPSQTRDERLRDEIERLTKEVDRTLGISDAYQQRVRQNLDRHSNGIEKKALTEERRRSYEGLAHVFPHLAREKKQPSVI; translated from the exons ATGGGCAATGAACCGTCGACCTTGGTGGATGAAGACACCCCTCCTTCCGCGCTAGAAGCTCGGACCCTTGAGGCGGTCGCTAAATATATCAAAGCAAAGGATGATTGCCAAATCGTGGTAATG GTGGGCGCTGGGATTAGTACCTCGGCGGGCATTCCCGATTTTCGTTCCCCAGAAACGGGAATCTATGCTAATTTGGCCCATCTTGACCTGACGGATCCTGAAGATGTGTTTGACATTGGCTTTTTCAGGGAGAATCCGCGGCCATTCTACGCATTGGCGCGGGAGCTGGCCCCCGGCCGATATCGACCCACTATTGCGCATTCCTTTGTCAAGTTGCTCTATGACAAGGGTCTTTTGATGAAGCATTTCACACAAAACATCGACTGTCTCGAGCGGCTGGCAGGTGTGCCTGGGGATATGATCGTTGAGGCACATGGAAGCTTTGCAAACCAGCACTGCATCGACTGCAAGGCTGAATATCCCGAGCAACTGATGAAGCAGTCTATCAATGAAGGCGAGGTACCTCGGTGCTCCCAATGCAATGGGCTTGTGAAGCCCGATATCGTTTTCTTCGGCGAAGCATTACCGGAGGAATTCTTCCTTAACCGGACGCTTCCAGAGCAGGCGGACCTTTGCATTGTTATGGGCACTAGTCTCTCCGTGCAGCCTTTCGCTAGCTTACCAGCATTCTGTCGGGACGGAGCACCCCGCGTGCTCATTAACATGGAGCGCGTTGGTGGATTGGGATCTCGACCGGACgatgtccttcttctcggcgACTGTGATGCCGGGGTGAGGAGATTCGCCCGCGCGCTGGGATGGGAACAGGAACTGGAGTCACTATGGGAGAGCACAAATCCTGACAAGGAGGGCCGAGATGCGGAAGAAACTCCTTCGCAGACAAGAGATGAGCGGCTGCGAGATGAAATTGAGCGCCTTACCAAAGAGGTTGACCGCACTTTAGGTATCTCAGATGCATACCAACAACGAGTCCGGCAGAATCTAGATCGACATAGTAATGGaatagagaagaaggcccTAACCGAGGAGCGGCGAAGGAGTTACGAAGGTCTGGCACATGTATTTCCCCATTTAGCgcgagagaagaagcagccatCTGTCATTTAG
- a CDS encoding putative pre-mRNA branch site protein p14 (predicted RNA-binding protein (RRM superfamily)) — MSRKLAPEANRILFVKNLNYNVTAEQLFDLFGKFGPIRQIRQGIANNSKGTAFVVYEDVHDAKQACDKLNGFNFQNRYLVVLYHQPEKMLKSKEDLAERQENLERLKQQHGIE; from the exons ATGAGCCGGAAGCTCGCCCCCGAAGCCAATCG GATTCTCTTTGTCAAGAACCTCAA CTACAACGTAACTGCTGAGCAACTATTCGACCTTTTTGGCAAGTTCGGTCCTATCAG ACAAATACGTCAGGGAATTGCGAACAACTCGAAGGGCACTGCATTTGTAGTATACGAAGACGTCCACGACGCCAAACAGGCATGCGATAAGCTCAATGGATTCAACTTCCAGAACAGATACCTCGTCG TACTATACCACCAGCCAGAGAAAATGCTCAAATCGAAAGAGGACCTGGCGGAAAGGCAAGAGAATTTGGAACGTCTTAAACAGCAGCACGGTATAGAATGA